In Armatimonadota bacterium, a single genomic region encodes these proteins:
- a CDS encoding alpha-L-arabinofuranosidase C-terminal domain-containing protein, protein MLALLLLALNKAAIVDMKVDATKTGVKVSPSLYGIFFEEINCAGDGGIYPELVRNRSFEDSDKLVDWKVVKGSARVSNGAAELAPGTVLTNPGFYGMNVVKNDRYQFTLRYSAPEDLMVTVMFEGTGQPQSKTVVLKAATEGTKTFDYEAVATDPKSSLWLATDKAVKLDFVSVFPKKTFKNRENGLRPDLMNLLTEMKPSFMRFPGGCWVEGDTMAFAMRWKTTINDLHLRKTLPNIWGYVSTNGLGYHEYLQMCEDLKADPLFVVNVGMSHKEVVPMDKMGEFVDDALDAIEYANGPVTSQWGAVRAKNGHPKPFNLKYLEIGNENGGPAYNERYKLFYDAVKAKYPSVITIANLWGGLPTSAPIEVIDEHYYNNPSFFFRNANRYDNYDRKGPKIYVGEYAVTSGCGNGNLIAALSEAAFMTGMERNSDVVTMSSYAPLFANVDKKAWNPDLIYFNSNQAAGTPSYFVQKMFARNRPDVTVETDVPKLPEVKSYFQPGGVGIGTWITKAEFKEMSVTENGKTTQLDPAAFKKERGDWTIKDGVATQNSMSERCRLVLPMPKSNTYTFRTKARKISGNEGFLLTVGHQDESRWVWLNLGGWRNTEHGVEWNGSGRITNNIPGKIEAGRWYDIEIDYSPERIVCRLDGEKIFDEKAPSSPVFFQTAGIDRQANELIIKVINGSGGSVSTNLNLQGAKPDGVAKIEILRHDDPMAENTLDNPRNVAPMQSKQRYSGGRLMYDAKPYSLGIVRVPLR, encoded by the coding sequence ATGTTGGCGCTCCTCTTGCTTGCCCTGAACAAAGCCGCCATCGTCGATATGAAGGTTGACGCCACAAAGACCGGCGTCAAGGTGAGCCCGAGCCTCTACGGAATCTTTTTTGAAGAGATTAACTGTGCCGGCGATGGCGGAATTTATCCGGAGTTGGTGCGGAATCGGTCGTTTGAGGATAGCGACAAACTGGTCGATTGGAAAGTCGTCAAGGGTTCAGCCCGGGTGAGCAACGGAGCTGCCGAACTTGCTCCGGGGACGGTACTTACCAACCCTGGCTTCTACGGCATGAACGTCGTGAAGAATGACCGCTACCAATTTACGCTGCGCTACTCGGCTCCGGAAGATTTGATGGTCACGGTGATGTTCGAGGGAACCGGACAACCGCAGTCGAAGACGGTGGTTCTGAAAGCGGCCACTGAGGGGACGAAGACGTTTGACTACGAGGCAGTAGCGACCGACCCCAAATCGTCGCTGTGGTTAGCGACCGATAAAGCCGTGAAGCTCGATTTCGTCAGTGTTTTCCCTAAGAAGACCTTCAAGAACCGCGAGAATGGGCTTCGCCCAGATTTGATGAACTTGCTGACGGAGATGAAGCCGAGCTTCATGCGCTTCCCCGGTGGGTGTTGGGTCGAAGGCGATACGATGGCGTTCGCCATGCGCTGGAAAACGACGATCAACGATTTGCACTTACGAAAAACCCTGCCCAACATCTGGGGTTATGTGAGCACCAACGGCTTGGGCTACCACGAGTACTTGCAGATGTGTGAGGACCTCAAGGCCGACCCCCTGTTCGTGGTGAATGTCGGAATGTCGCACAAAGAAGTCGTCCCCATGGACAAGATGGGTGAGTTTGTAGACGACGCGCTCGATGCGATTGAGTACGCAAATGGCCCTGTTACATCGCAGTGGGGCGCGGTTAGAGCTAAGAATGGACATCCAAAGCCGTTCAACTTGAAGTACTTGGAGATTGGCAACGAGAATGGAGGGCCAGCCTACAACGAGCGGTACAAGCTGTTCTATGACGCGGTGAAAGCTAAGTACCCAAGCGTCATCACCATTGCGAACCTCTGGGGTGGACTACCGACCAGCGCACCCATCGAAGTGATCGACGAACATTACTACAACAACCCGTCGTTCTTCTTCCGGAACGCGAATCGCTACGACAACTACGACCGAAAAGGTCCAAAGATTTATGTCGGCGAGTACGCCGTCACAAGCGGTTGCGGAAACGGCAACCTCATTGCCGCGCTGAGCGAGGCGGCGTTTATGACCGGAATGGAGCGCAACAGCGACGTTGTTACAATGTCGTCGTATGCTCCGCTATTTGCAAACGTCGATAAGAAAGCTTGGAACCCGGATCTGATCTACTTCAATTCAAACCAGGCCGCCGGAACTCCGTCTTACTTCGTTCAGAAGATGTTTGCTCGGAATCGACCGGATGTCACGGTCGAGACCGACGTTCCCAAACTTCCAGAAGTGAAGAGCTACTTCCAACCAGGTGGAGTCGGGATCGGTACCTGGATCACCAAGGCCGAGTTCAAGGAGATGTCGGTCACCGAAAACGGCAAAACGACCCAACTCGACCCGGCGGCATTCAAGAAGGAGCGTGGAGATTGGACGATCAAGGATGGAGTTGCCACCCAGAATTCGATGAGCGAGCGATGTCGGCTCGTCTTGCCGATGCCTAAGTCGAACACGTATACGTTCCGAACCAAGGCACGCAAGATCAGCGGAAACGAAGGGTTCCTGCTCACCGTCGGTCACCAGGATGAGTCCCGATGGGTCTGGCTGAACCTCGGTGGTTGGCGCAACACTGAACACGGCGTTGAGTGGAACGGCTCGGGGCGGATCACGAACAATATTCCAGGCAAGATTGAAGCTGGTCGATGGTACGACATCGAGATCGACTACTCGCCTGAGCGAATAGTCTGCAGACTGGATGGTGAGAAAATCTTTGACGAAAAGGCTCCCAGTAGTCCGGTCTTTTTCCAAACCGCCGGGATTGATCGGCAGGCGAACGAACTCATCATCAAGGTCATCAACGGCAGTGGGGGATCAGTCAGCACCAATTTGAATCTGCAAGGTGCAAAACCTGATGGCGTAGCTAAGATTGAGATCCTTCGCCACGACGACCCGATGGCAGAAAACACGCTGGACAATCCGAGAAATGTCGCTCCAATGCAGTCGAAACAGAGATACTCTGGTGGGCGACTCATGTACGATGCAAAGCCTTACTCACTGGGCATTGTTCGGGTTCCGCTACGATAA